Below is a genomic region from Fusobacterium canifelinum.
TTTTAATTGATGAGCCAACAACTGCCTTAGAAGAAGAATCTAAAAAGAATATTTTAAATCTTTTAAAAAATATAAAAAGAAAATATAATACTACAATGTTAATTATTTCACATGATTTAGAAGTAATTGAATATTTAACAGAAAAGGTATTAATCTTATTGAGAGGAAACCTTATAGAAAAAGGGAGAACAGAAAAAATATTAGAGGAACCAAAACATCCTTATACTTTTGCTTTGTTACAGTCCAGTACTTTTTTAAATCCTTGGAAAGATTTATGGGGAATTAGAGAAGAAGAGAATGAGAAATATCCCTGTCCTTTCTATAAAAGATGTACACAGAAAGTAGAGGCTTGTTTAACTTATATTCCGTATTTAAAATCAAACATTGAAGAGGGAGTTGCTTGTTATAAAAATGGAATAGAAAAACTTCTAGTATTAAAAAATATAAGAAAGTTATTTAAAACTTCCGAACAGAAAGTAGAAGCTGTAAGAGATTGTTCACTTCGTGTTAGACAGGGAGAAATTGTTGCTTTATTGGGAAAATCAGGTTCTGGAAAAACTACTATTTTAAGAATAATAGCAGGACTTTTATCCAAAGATATGGGAGAAATATATTTTTTTCAGGAAAAAATTGAAAAAAATAATCTAATAGCCAGAGAAAAATGTTTGCAGATTATAGAACAAGATCCATTTTCTTCAATGAATCCCTCTCTTACAGTGGAAGAAATTATAGCTGAACCAACAGTCATTTTGTATAAAAAAAATTTAGCTTTGTGTAAAGAAATTGTAGTAGAAAATTTAAAAAAAGTTGGTTTGGAAACAAATTATAATTTTTTAAAAAAGCAAGCAAATGAGCTT
It encodes:
- a CDS encoding ABC transporter ATP-binding protein produces the protein MTEILRVENLTITYYSHSASSQIGVKNINFSLNEGEIYGIVGESGSGKSTILLAIMGLLYEKAKIEGKIYFRGKEIQNLNKKEMKEICFKEIGLIFQNQMESLNPSLTIEKQILEILKKKFSDKNELQKKLDEVLEMVGLELKNKKKYPHELSGGMRQRVFIAMGICLNPPLLLIDEPTTALEEESKKNILNLLKNIKRKYNTTMLIISHDLEVIEYLTEKVLILLRGNLIEKGRTEKILEEPKHPYTFALLQSSTFLNPWKDLWGIREEENEKYPCPFYKRCTQKVEACLTYIPYLKSNIEEGVACYKNGIEKLLVLKNIRKLFKTSEQKVEAVRDCSLRVRQGEIVALLGKSGSGKTTILRIIAGLLSKDMGEIYFFQEKIEKNNLIAREKCLQIIEQDPFSSMNPSLTVEEIIAEPTVILYKKNLALCKEIVVENLKKVGLETNYNFLKKQANELSGGQRQKVAIARALSMEPKLLLADEISSMLDESGKLNIMRLLKQLQHNIGFSVLLVTHDITLAKKVADYIYYMDSGCIIEEGSVRKIFCKKGK